A region from the Gemmatimonadota bacterium genome encodes:
- a CDS encoding ABC transporter ATP-binding protein — protein MSIRIVGLHKAFGTKRVLEGVDLEVAEGDTVSVMGPSGVGKSVLLKHIVGLLQPDSGEVFVDGERVADLDAEQLRDLRRRVGYVFQFAALFDSLTVEENIGLGLKRMPEWDAKRIRVRVEECLSLVDLEGYGRRTPAELSGGQRKRAGLARAIATKPRYLLYDEPTTGLDPVTTTVIDRLVMRMRDELGVTSLVITHDLDSAFRISDRVAMLYEGKIRFIGTPDEVKAATDPVVRGFVAGLPELIEGAE, from the coding sequence GTGAGCATTCGCATCGTCGGATTGCACAAGGCCTTCGGCACGAAGCGCGTCCTGGAGGGCGTCGATCTCGAGGTGGCCGAGGGCGACACGGTCTCGGTGATGGGACCCTCCGGTGTGGGGAAATCCGTGCTGCTCAAGCACATCGTCGGACTGCTCCAACCGGACTCGGGCGAGGTGTTCGTGGATGGGGAGCGGGTCGCCGATCTGGATGCGGAGCAGCTCCGCGACCTGCGGCGACGGGTCGGGTACGTGTTCCAGTTCGCGGCGCTGTTCGATTCCCTGACGGTGGAGGAGAACATCGGTCTGGGTCTCAAGCGCATGCCCGAGTGGGACGCGAAGCGCATCCGGGTCCGGGTCGAGGAATGCCTCTCGCTCGTGGATCTGGAGGGCTACGGTCGGCGGACGCCGGCCGAGTTGTCAGGTGGCCAGCGCAAACGGGCCGGTCTGGCCCGGGCCATCGCCACCAAGCCCCGGTATCTCCTGTACGACGAGCCCACCACCGGCCTCGATCCCGTCACCACAACGGTCATCGATCGCCTGGTGATGCGTATGCGCGACGAGCTCGGTGTGACGTCGCTGGTGATCACCCACGATCTGGATTCGGCCTTTCGGATCTCGGACCGCGTGGCGATGCTCTATGAGGGGAAGATCCGCTTCATAGGGACGCCCGACGAGGTGAAGGCGGCTACCGATCCGGTGGTCCGCGGGTTCGTCGCCGGGCTGCCCGAGCTGATCGAGGGGGCAGAGTGA
- a CDS encoding ABC transporter permease has translation MPTILKVLFGAIGRGVFDLAAGIGRWGGLVFQTARSVPRLKEWIGLLPGQMGRIGVDSVPIATFIALFTGVVLALQASYTFTGAVPLYFVGTLVGKTMILELGPVLTGLALSGRVGANIAAELGTMRVTEQIDALETLGYDPVDYLVTPRVVAGTAMFPAVMVIATAIGIVAGWLTALGLLDMSTPEFLKGLRLFFEPFDVRFALIKGLSFGAILTTIGCFFGFTTQGGAQGVGQATTRAVVVSSMAILVLDAFWAAALL, from the coding sequence ATGCCTACGATCCTGAAGGTGCTGTTCGGTGCCATCGGCCGTGGGGTCTTCGATCTCGCGGCCGGAATCGGCCGCTGGGGCGGACTCGTGTTCCAGACGGCGCGTAGCGTGCCCCGCTTGAAGGAATGGATCGGCCTGCTGCCGGGACAGATGGGACGCATCGGGGTGGATTCGGTCCCGATCGCGACCTTCATCGCGCTGTTCACCGGGGTCGTGCTGGCACTGCAGGCGTCCTACACGTTCACCGGCGCCGTTCCCCTGTACTTCGTCGGCACCCTGGTCGGCAAGACCATGATCCTGGAGCTGGGGCCGGTCCTGACCGGACTGGCCTTGTCAGGGCGGGTGGGAGCCAACATCGCGGCGGAGCTCGGCACGATGCGGGTGACCGAACAGATCGACGCGCTGGAGACACTCGGGTACGACCCGGTGGACTATCTGGTCACGCCGCGCGTGGTGGCCGGCACGGCGATGTTCCCGGCGGTCATGGTCATCGCCACGGCCATCGGCATCGTGGCCGGATGGCTCACGGCCTTGGGTCTGCTCGACATGAGCACGCCTGAGTTCCTCAAGGGCCTGCGACTGTTCTTCGAACCCTTCGACGTGCGGTTCGCGCTCATCAAGGGGCTCAGCTTCGGGGCCATTCTCACCACGATCGGTTGCTTCTTCGGGTTCACCACCCAAGGGGGTGCCCAGGGGGTTGGGCAGGCCACCACCCGCGCGGTGGTGGTCAGCTCCATGGCCATCCTGGTGCTGGACGCCTTCTGGGCAGCGGCGCTCCTGTGA
- the rho gene encoding transcription termination factor Rho translates to MDIAELKSKTVPELQDMAEQLNIQNFSGMRKQDLIFRIEQNLLDSEVVLRGEGVLEILPEGYGFLRSQDWNYLYGPDDIYVSPSQIKRFDLRTGDTILGQVRPPKDGERYLALLKVETVNGDEPEKAKHRVAFDNLRPRYPESRLRLERLEGNDLSTRVVDLMAPIGKGQRGLIVSPPKAGKTMLLQKLANSIATNYPEVYLIVLLIDERPEEVTDMEENVKAEVISSTFDEPAERHTQVAEMVLEKAKRLVEHGQDVVILLDSITRLARAYNVTVPHSGKILSGGVDANALHKPKRFFGAARNIDEGGSLTIVATALIETGSRMDEVIFEEFKGTGNMELILDRHIADKRIFPAIDINRSGTRKEELLLSEAELNRVYLLRNFLADMPPTEAIHFLLERMRRTETNKEFLDSMAGG, encoded by the coding sequence GTGGACATCGCCGAACTCAAGAGCAAGACCGTTCCCGAGCTCCAGGACATGGCGGAGCAGCTCAACATCCAGAACTTCTCGGGAATGCGGAAGCAGGACCTCATTTTCCGCATCGAACAGAATCTGCTCGACAGCGAGGTGGTGCTGCGCGGCGAGGGCGTGCTGGAGATCCTCCCAGAGGGCTACGGGTTCCTGCGTTCCCAGGACTGGAACTACCTCTACGGGCCCGACGACATCTACGTCAGCCCCTCTCAGATCAAGCGCTTCGATCTGCGGACTGGGGACACGATCCTCGGTCAGGTGCGCCCCCCGAAGGACGGCGAGCGCTACCTCGCGCTTCTCAAAGTGGAGACCGTCAACGGGGACGAGCCCGAGAAAGCCAAACACCGCGTTGCCTTCGACAATCTGCGCCCCCGCTATCCGGAGAGCCGGCTGCGCCTGGAGCGCCTCGAGGGCAACGACCTCTCCACGCGGGTCGTCGATCTCATGGCGCCGATCGGCAAAGGGCAACGCGGCTTGATCGTCTCCCCGCCCAAGGCGGGGAAGACCATGCTCCTGCAGAAGCTGGCAAACTCCATCGCCACCAACTACCCGGAGGTCTACCTCATCGTGCTGCTCATCGACGAGCGCCCCGAGGAGGTCACGGACATGGAGGAGAACGTGAAGGCGGAGGTCATCTCCTCCACCTTCGACGAGCCAGCCGAGCGCCACACCCAGGTGGCGGAGATGGTGCTGGAGAAGGCCAAGCGTCTGGTCGAGCACGGACAGGACGTAGTGATCCTCCTCGACTCCATCACTCGCCTGGCTCGGGCCTACAACGTCACCGTCCCCCACTCGGGGAAGATCCTTTCCGGCGGCGTGGACGCCAATGCACTGCACAAGCCCAAGCGGTTTTTCGGAGCGGCCCGCAACATCGACGAAGGGGGCTCCCTGACGATCGTCGCCACGGCCCTCATCGAGACCGGAAGCCGCATGGACGAAGTGATCTTCGAGGAGTTCAAGGGCACGGGCAACATGGAGCTCATCCTCGATCGCCACATCGCGGACAAGCGCATATTTCCCGCGATCGACATCAATCGCTCGGGAACACGCAAGGAAGAGCTCCTGCTGTCGGAAGCCGAGCTGAACCGGGTCTACCTGCTGCGCAACTTCCTCGCCGACATGCCGCCCACCGAGGCCATCCACTTCCTTCTGGAGAGGATGCGCCGCACCGAGACCAACAAGGAGTTCCTCGACTCCATGGCGGGCGGCTGA
- a CDS encoding DegV family protein — MRIAYVDGPRFRRSLLAACGYAESRRQELNRINVFPVPDGDTGTNLALTVRAISEQLRGNVDISIGAVARHAAEASVLGARGNCGMMLSHFLLGFADRLGGRDRMDTRDFGAALSSGVARLTDALERPVEGTMLTVMRDTAVAAEADAQDDFLPFLERILAVARSSLARTPELLPALRKAGVVDAGAKGFVNLLEGVVLFVHGDPVVEVEVPALLEGPALGVAAVEFPAEAEVYRFCTEALVRGEGLPDRDAVRERLQGLGDSLIVIRAEGLLKLHIHTDEPEAVFRYLRTVGTLAAHKAEDMHVQHAAVERAAAQGHVTLARRPVSVVTDSSADLPDDVRRQHGIHVVPLVLMEGDRALRDRIDVTAEEFHRRMVDGDELPTTSQPTPQAFADTFKRAAEDGEAVIAVVLGSALSGTFGSAQAAARLVPDAHVRVFDSRAASSLLGLLALKAAELGEAGHGPDEILDELQRTRDRSGVLFTVDTFDRLIASGRVGRGRALLGSLLSVKPILGLSQEGKVVPFGKALGRERVLPAVLDLLQREIPEGHPVRFGLAHVACADEMERVARALRERFGAVDIAVAPATPVVATHTGPGAWAVAYLVEDPVPTD, encoded by the coding sequence ATGCGAATCGCGTACGTGGACGGCCCCCGTTTCCGACGGTCGCTGTTGGCGGCCTGTGGATACGCGGAGAGCCGCCGGCAGGAACTCAACCGGATCAACGTGTTTCCGGTCCCCGACGGGGATACCGGGACCAACCTGGCGTTGACCGTCCGGGCCATCTCCGAGCAGCTGCGCGGCAACGTCGACATCTCCATCGGCGCGGTCGCGCGGCACGCCGCCGAGGCCTCCGTCCTGGGCGCTCGCGGCAACTGCGGGATGATGCTCTCCCACTTCCTGCTGGGCTTCGCCGATCGGCTCGGCGGACGAGACCGCATGGACACCCGGGACTTCGGGGCGGCCTTGTCGTCGGGGGTGGCCCGTTTGACGGACGCGCTGGAGCGCCCGGTCGAGGGGACGATGCTTACCGTCATGCGCGACACGGCCGTCGCGGCGGAGGCCGACGCTCAGGATGATTTTCTCCCGTTCCTGGAACGGATCCTGGCCGTCGCCCGCAGCTCCCTGGCCCGGACCCCCGAGCTCCTGCCCGCGCTGCGCAAGGCCGGCGTCGTGGACGCGGGCGCCAAGGGCTTCGTGAACCTGCTCGAGGGTGTTGTGCTGTTCGTGCACGGGGACCCGGTCGTGGAGGTCGAAGTGCCGGCTTTGCTGGAGGGGCCGGCCCTGGGGGTCGCCGCCGTCGAGTTTCCGGCGGAGGCCGAGGTCTACCGCTTTTGCACGGAGGCCCTGGTGCGAGGCGAGGGTCTCCCCGACCGCGATGCGGTCCGGGAGCGACTCCAGGGTCTGGGGGACTCGCTGATCGTCATCCGGGCGGAGGGGCTGCTCAAGCTGCACATCCACACCGACGAGCCGGAAGCGGTATTCCGCTATCTACGAACGGTCGGCACCCTGGCCGCGCACAAGGCCGAGGACATGCACGTTCAGCACGCCGCGGTCGAACGGGCGGCGGCGCAGGGCCATGTCACCTTGGCGCGTCGACCGGTATCCGTGGTCACGGACTCCAGCGCGGATCTTCCCGATGACGTGCGGCGACAGCACGGCATCCACGTGGTGCCGCTCGTGTTGATGGAGGGAGATCGGGCGCTGCGCGACCGCATCGATGTGACGGCGGAGGAGTTCCACCGCCGTATGGTCGATGGGGACGAGCTACCTACCACGTCGCAACCCACACCGCAGGCGTTCGCGGACACCTTCAAGCGTGCGGCGGAGGACGGAGAGGCCGTCATCGCGGTCGTGCTCGGCTCGGCGTTGTCCGGCACCTTCGGCTCGGCGCAAGCGGCGGCGCGGCTGGTTCCGGACGCCCATGTGCGCGTCTTCGACTCGAGGGCCGCCAGCAGCCTTCTGGGCCTGTTGGCCCTGAAGGCCGCCGAGCTGGGAGAGGCGGGGCACGGCCCGGACGAGATCCTGGACGAGCTGCAACGGACCCGTGATCGCTCGGGCGTGCTGTTCACCGTGGACACCTTCGACCGGTTGATCGCGTCGGGGCGCGTGGGCCGAGGGCGGGCGCTGCTCGGCTCGCTGCTGAGCGTGAAGCCCATTCTGGGGCTCTCGCAAGAAGGGAAGGTCGTTCCCTTCGGCAAGGCGCTTGGACGCGAGCGGGTCCTGCCGGCGGTACTCGACCTCTTGCAGCGGGAGATCCCCGAGGGCCACCCGGTCCGCTTCGGATTGGCACATGTGGCGTGTGCGGACGAGATGGAGCGCGTCGCCCGCGCCCTGCGCGAACGGTTCGGAGCGGTCGATATCGCGGTGGCACCGGCCACGCCCGTCGTGGCGACCCACACGGGTCCCGGGGCCTGGGCGGTCGCCTACCTGGTGGAGGACCCGGTCCCGACGGACTGA
- a CDS encoding ATPase, T2SS/T4P/T4SS family translates to MYTTRAPSRHWLDDVADATGLRGLHIDPNPPFHQVRAAWAEIARASSVSDVELAERVATHFRLKVADLSAAEPSAAKLFPEQSARKHGVLPLRASDQVIVVATADPTNVHAEQDLQFLSGRRAVFQIAAPGPLAEAIDHCYSRSRIIEFVLQNLAAEVGRDDVQIVRDQAQGAPADTYSDTRPVASLVKRMLRQATSVGASEVHISGNAEGGRVHFRIGSSLQHFMHLPYPALVRVVRRLKELGRLDLTVRQRSQEGQFTAAVEGRRFVMRVRSEPGRAVESLVVRISDPALRPTFADLGLPPAEVEAARALLSGPPGLVVVAGAPGRGRETLLTAFTRALAAQGPVTVVDSSLLAPVPEVRQIQADPEAGFRFGEALAQALDADPAAVVVSRLDEDDSARLAVEAARQGTWIVAALDAEDPAAAVATLRSLELSTASLAEVLRGIVVFRSLRRLCEHCQKPVDSVDQLPARERVLVAAYGVTPSAMAGGCPSCQESGYSGELLVTHAVQVVDELRAAIGRGASMTELGDLMRDQGSLEEATFERVRAGRTSLLEVERSLPPGMSAVVPTRTRPRVLVVDDSPEVRLLARTILEGRGFDVAEASDGDQALLHLELNDDTSLVLLDLNMPRLGGAEVLARIRGSLRTAGLPVVVLTAEQDPNLEIELMEAGADDYLRKPVEPSRLAVRVRAVLRRAGSYDALLGAPQPELLVAV, encoded by the coding sequence TTGTACACAACCCGGGCACCCAGCCGTCACTGGCTCGACGACGTGGCCGATGCCACGGGCCTACGCGGCCTGCACATCGACCCCAACCCTCCCTTCCATCAGGTCCGCGCCGCCTGGGCGGAGATCGCCCGGGCCAGCAGCGTGTCAGACGTCGAGCTCGCCGAGCGGGTCGCCACCCATTTCCGCCTGAAGGTCGCCGACCTCTCCGCGGCCGAGCCCAGCGCCGCCAAGCTCTTCCCTGAGCAGAGCGCCCGGAAGCACGGCGTGCTTCCCCTGCGCGCCTCCGATCAGGTCATCGTGGTGGCCACGGCCGACCCGACCAACGTCCACGCCGAGCAGGACCTCCAGTTCCTGTCCGGCCGGCGCGCAGTCTTCCAGATCGCGGCTCCCGGCCCCCTCGCGGAGGCCATCGACCACTGCTACTCGCGGAGCCGCATCATCGAGTTCGTGCTCCAGAACCTGGCCGCCGAGGTGGGCCGGGACGACGTGCAGATCGTGCGCGACCAGGCCCAGGGAGCCCCGGCCGACACCTACTCCGACACCCGGCCGGTCGCCAGCCTGGTCAAGCGCATGCTACGCCAGGCCACCTCGGTGGGAGCCTCCGAGGTCCACATCTCCGGCAACGCCGAGGGTGGACGGGTCCACTTCCGCATCGGATCCAGCCTCCAGCACTTCATGCATCTGCCCTATCCCGCGCTGGTTCGCGTGGTTCGGCGGCTGAAGGAGCTGGGACGCCTGGATCTGACCGTGCGCCAACGCTCCCAGGAAGGGCAGTTCACCGCGGCGGTCGAAGGTCGGCGCTTCGTCATGCGGGTGCGCTCCGAGCCCGGGCGGGCGGTCGAGAGTCTCGTGGTCCGCATCAGCGACCCCGCGCTGCGGCCGACCTTCGCCGATCTGGGCCTGCCCCCCGCGGAGGTCGAGGCTGCGCGCGCTCTCTTGAGCGGGCCGCCCGGTCTGGTCGTGGTGGCCGGCGCCCCGGGCCGGGGTCGCGAGACGCTGCTGACCGCCTTCACTCGCGCGCTGGCCGCCCAGGGACCCGTCACGGTTGTCGACTCCTCGCTGCTGGCGCCGGTCCCCGAAGTCAGGCAGATCCAGGCCGATCCGGAAGCCGGCTTCCGCTTCGGCGAAGCGCTGGCGCAAGCTCTGGACGCCGACCCGGCCGCCGTGGTGGTGAGTCGACTGGACGAGGACGACAGCGCCCGCCTGGCCGTGGAGGCCGCACGCCAGGGAACCTGGATCGTGGCGGCGCTCGACGCCGAGGACCCGGCCGCCGCCGTGGCGACCTTGCGCAGCCTGGAGCTCTCCACCGCGTCCCTGGCAGAGGTGCTGCGTGGCATCGTGGTCTTCCGGAGCCTGCGCCGTTTGTGCGAGCACTGTCAGAAGCCGGTCGACTCCGTCGATCAACTTCCGGCGCGCGAGCGTGTGCTGGTCGCCGCCTACGGGGTGACCCCGAGCGCCATGGCTGGCGGATGCCCGTCCTGTCAGGAGAGTGGCTACTCCGGCGAGCTTCTGGTGACGCATGCCGTGCAGGTCGTCGACGAGCTCCGAGCGGCGATCGGTCGTGGGGCCAGCATGACGGAGCTCGGCGATCTGATGCGGGACCAGGGGTCGCTGGAGGAAGCCACCTTCGAGCGCGTTCGGGCCGGGCGTACCTCCCTGCTCGAAGTGGAGCGCAGCCTACCGCCCGGCATGTCGGCCGTGGTGCCCACGCGCACGCGCCCGCGCGTGCTGGTGGTGGACGACTCACCGGAGGTGCGGCTGCTCGCACGCACGATCCTGGAGGGGCGCGGCTTCGACGTGGCCGAGGCGTCCGACGGCGATCAAGCGCTCCTGCACCTCGAGCTCAACGACGACACGTCCTTGGTGCTCCTGGACCTCAACATGCCGCGCCTCGGAGGCGCCGAAGTGCTGGCCCGCATCCGCGGTTCGCTTCGCACGGCGGGGCTCCCGGTGGTGGTGCTGACCGCCGAACAGGATCCCAACCTCGAGATCGAGTTGATGGAGGCGGGCGCCGACGACTACCTGCGCAAGCCGGTCGAGCCCTCCCGCTTGGCCGTACGGGTCCGCGCGGTCCTACGACGCGCGGGTTCCTACGATGCGCTGCTCGGAGCCCCACAGCCCGAGCTTCTCGTAGCCGTCTGA
- a CDS encoding methyltransferase domain-containing protein, translating to MSTPTDAVSAPQKARVQQHWERETCGIRYADELADRERFFAEIREARYGLEPYIPVFADFSSGKGRTLLEIGVGAGADFVQWVRAGARARGVDLTEAGVALTREHVQLAGFANADWEVRQADAEALPFDADTFDLVYSWGVLHHTPDTRQAFAEALRVLKPGGELRAMIYRLPSWSGWMLKAQHGWLRGRFGLTAREAIFEHLESPGTKAYTEPEARALLEAVGFGDITLSAQLGPADVLSIRPSEKYRSPLFRLIWALYPRWLVRALGNRFGLCLLIRARKPVLA from the coding sequence ATGTCCACACCGACCGACGCGGTCTCCGCACCGCAGAAGGCCCGGGTGCAACAGCACTGGGAGCGCGAGACCTGCGGGATCCGCTACGCAGACGAGCTCGCGGACCGGGAGCGCTTCTTCGCGGAGATTCGCGAAGCGCGCTACGGTCTGGAACCATACATCCCGGTCTTCGCCGACTTTTCCTCCGGGAAGGGTCGAACGCTACTCGAGATCGGCGTGGGCGCTGGGGCGGACTTCGTGCAATGGGTGCGTGCTGGCGCCCGGGCCCGTGGGGTGGACCTGACCGAGGCGGGGGTGGCCCTCACGCGTGAGCATGTCCAGCTCGCCGGGTTCGCGAACGCGGACTGGGAGGTGCGGCAGGCGGACGCCGAAGCTCTCCCCTTCGATGCGGACACCTTCGATCTGGTCTATTCGTGGGGCGTCCTCCACCACACGCCCGACACACGCCAGGCGTTCGCGGAAGCGCTTCGAGTGCTGAAGCCGGGGGGGGAGTTGCGTGCCATGATCTACCGTCTCCCCTCATGGAGCGGATGGATGCTCAAGGCGCAGCACGGCTGGCTCAGGGGACGCTTCGGCTTGACGGCTCGCGAGGCCATCTTCGAGCACCTGGAAAGCCCAGGCACCAAAGCCTATACGGAGCCGGAGGCGCGGGCTCTGCTGGAGGCGGTCGGGTTCGGCGACATCACGCTGTCCGCGCAGCTCGGCCCTGCGGACGTCCTGTCCATCCGTCCGTCCGAGAAGTACCGCTCCCCGCTGTTCCGGCTGATCTGGGCGCTCTATCCGCGCTGGTTGGTCCGTGCGCTGGGAAACCGCTTCGGGCTCTGTCTGCTGATCCGGGCCCGAAAGCCGGTCCTCGCCTGA